From the Nitrospirota bacterium genome, the window CCGGACTACGCAGCCCTTGATCCTGTAAATCTCTTTCTCGGCAAGGTAGTTGATGTAAAAGGGACTATAAAGCTGTATAACGGAAGGGCTGAAATCATAGTTTACGACCTGTCCCGGATATCCATAGTGCAGCCCTGATTCTGTGTATAAATCACGGTCATTTGTCATTCCCGCAAGAGGAGCGGGTCTTTGAGCCCTGCCTCTGAAAATCCCTTCTCCCTGAATTTGCAGCTGTCACATCTCAGGCACGGTCTGCCGTCAGGTGCAGGGTCATAGCAGCTCCAGGTGAGGGCATAATCAAACCCGAGCTCCGTACCCCGCCTGATTATCTCCCCTTTGGTCAGATACAACAGCGGGGCCAGGATACGGAATTTAATTTTACCCTCAACAGAGGCCTTGGTTGCAAGGTTTGCCATCGCCTCAAAGGCATGGAGATATTCGGGTCTGCAGTCAGGATAGCCGCTGTAGTCCACGGCATTGGCGCCAATAAAAATATCCCCTGCCTCAAGCACCTCCGCCCAGCCAAGGGCAAAGGAGAGGAATATGGTATTTCGGGCAGGGACATAGGTGATGGGGATTGACGATTGGTTGAACTCTAACTTCCGACCTGCGGCCTCGGCCTTGTGCTTTGGCACCTCGATCTCACTGGTCAGGGCCGAGCCCCCTATCTCCCGGAGGTCAAAACGGGTTACAAGGTGCTTTTTTACATCAAGGGCTTCTGCCACCTTTTTGGCAGACTCGATCTCCCTGCGGTGTCTCTGGCTGTAATCGAAAGTGAGGGTATAACACTCATATCCCTCAGACCTTGCAATCGCAAGGGTTGTGGAGGAGTCTATCCCGCCGCTTAGAAGTATGACTGCCTTTTTCATGTTTAAGATTTTTTATCCGCAGATTACGCAGATTTCTCAGATTTAAAATAAGATCAATATTGTTTCAGAATTCTAAAAAAGAGACCCTGAAATAAATTCAGGGTGACATCTTTCAATGTTTTTATTTTAGTTTCGAGTATTTCAAGTTTAATCTGAGAAATCTGCGTAATCTGCGGATGACTAAGTTTTGTCCTGCTTCATCTCAAAATATATCATCACCTGTATCCGGTTTTCCGTCCGGACCTGCACTGAAGAGTTTGTATCCATTGCCCGTAAGCAGATAGACATACGGGTTTCCCCATGGATCCGTTGCATTGTCAACCGGGATATTCTCGGGATAGTATCCTGTTTTTATCCTGTATGATTCAACTGACAACCGGATGAACTCTAATTTATTGGAGGCCTCAAGCCTGTCAACCAATGGAAGGTTCCTGACTGTAGCGGGTGCAAATGAGACGGCAAAGCCAAGGATTATAAGCAACGGAATAAGGTAAGTCATCACAGCCGACAGGTTTCTCTTTTTTGCAGGTTCTACTGCAACCTCCTTCGCCTCTTCAATGGGGGAAATCAGACCTTTTTCCAGCAATGAAACAAGGGTCTTGGAGATACTGAAATCATCCTTTCCCGAAAGTTCAATTATGGTGCTTACATCGTTCTCTCCATCTACGAGATTCAGGGCCTCCTCTTCTTCTTCCGAGAGTTCTGCTTCCACTGCCTTGTCCACCTTCTCAAAAACAGTGTCAAGAGTGAGTGTGCCCTCGATGATTGACCACTCATCTACAATCCTCAACCCCTCCATGAGCAGGTGCTGCGTATCAAGGGAAATGCCAAGGTTCTTATCTATCGGCACCCCCTGGGGAGTGAACTCATAAGTCCCTTTCTTCCATGTAAACATCTGTACGATCTGATCTGTAATCTGGTGGGTGATTATATCTACAAGAATTTCTTTTGGTACAAGATTCTCCTGAATGAGGAGACTTCCGAGTCTTGTTCCACTCTGAGCCTGTCTCTGGAGTAAATCCTTCAACTTTTCTTCCTTGAGGATGCCCTTTTTTATCAGTATATTACCGATACGATTCTCCTCGGGTCTCTTGGCTGACCTTGCGGCAACAATATTGCCTTCGTGGAAGTATATCTTTATGGTATCCACCGGACCTTCAATCTCAAGGATTCCTGTTTTTTTCTGGAAATAGATTAGCTGCAGGATATCCGCAAGACCGAACTCCTTTATTGAGCCTGTTAAAGCCATCCTTTTTTCAGCCTCCTGATTGTATAAAGGTTACATGACAGATAAGATAATATCAGAATCAGGGAAAAGGCAAAAGTAAGCCAGCTATGACTGTATGGATATATATTAAACCTGAAGAATTCAGAGAAGATCAGCGCTGAAGCAGAGAAGAGAAAGATAAAGGAAAAAAAGATGCCGCTGAAGACCCTGCCAACGTAAAGCAGCGTTATCCCCGGAATTGTAAAGGCGAGGATATTAAGTATCCTGCGTCTCTTTTTAAGATAATTATGAGTCTTTACAATGGTATCAACCCTTTCAGCCGGGTTTGATTCAAAGGATATCATCGACCGGAAACATTCAGTACACATCCCCACCCTTGGCATACGTCTTTCACAGGCAGCACAGTAGAGTTTTCCGCACTTTTGACACCTCGTTGCCATTGCAGTTGAATCCCCGGACAGGAAGAGGATAGCTATTAATAAAAGTGAAAAGGCCATCAATACCAAAGGCCCATTCAGAGAAAAGATATTCACGTCTTTCAATCCCTGCCCCAATGCAAACGAAAGCAGTTCATTTGTAGATAGTCCCTCTCCCATAAGGGCAAGCGTTTTAGTGTCGTTACGTAATTCCCTGAATTGTGCAATCCTGTC encodes:
- the queC gene encoding 7-cyano-7-deazaguanine synthase QueC; this encodes MKKAVILLSGGIDSSTTLAIARSEGYECYTLTFDYSQRHRREIESAKKVAEALDVKKHLVTRFDLREIGGSALTSEIEVPKHKAEAAGRKLEFNQSSIPITYVPARNTIFLSFALGWAEVLEAGDIFIGANAVDYSGYPDCRPEYLHAFEAMANLATKASVEGKIKFRILAPLLYLTKGEIIRRGTELGFDYALTWSCYDPAPDGRPCLRCDSCKFREKGFSEAGLKDPLLLRE
- a CDS encoding DUF4388 domain-containing protein — translated: MALTGSIKEFGLADILQLIYFQKKTGILEIEGPVDTIKIYFHEGNIVAARSAKRPEENRIGNILIKKGILKEEKLKDLLQRQAQSGTRLGSLLIQENLVPKEILVDIITHQITDQIVQMFTWKKGTYEFTPQGVPIDKNLGISLDTQHLLMEGLRIVDEWSIIEGTLTLDTVFEKVDKAVEAELSEEEEEALNLVDGENDVSTIIELSGKDDFSISKTLVSLLEKGLISPIEEAKEVAVEPAKKRNLSAVMTYLIPLLIILGFAVSFAPATVRNLPLVDRLEASNKLEFIRLSVESYRIKTGYYPENIPVDNATDPWGNPYVYLLTGNGYKLFSAGPDGKPDTGDDIF